A genomic stretch from Chryseobacterium sp. SNU WT5 includes:
- a CDS encoding DUF4286 family protein yields the protein MSVLSITFHTTENVSTDWEKYLTDDLHQMVENLMEAEKYILSEVQSNMISEGKNSNLLLIFENEEKREDFVQIELPNITERVHLKFGENVMVFTTYLNPKKSRF from the coding sequence ATGAGCGTTTTAAGCATTACTTTTCACACGACCGAAAACGTAAGTACTGACTGGGAAAAATATCTCACCGATGACCTTCATCAGATGGTTGAAAACCTGATGGAAGCAGAAAAATACATTTTATCCGAAGTACAAAGTAACATGATTTCAGAAGGTAAAAACAGCAATTTACTGTTGATTTTTGAAAACGAAGAGAAGCGCGAAGACTTTGTACAAATTGAATTACCAAATATTACAGAAAGAGTACATCTTAAGTTCGGAGAGAACGTAATGGTGTTTACAACCTATCTAAACCCAAAGAAATCAAGATTTTAA
- the gyrA gene encoding DNA gyrase subunit A: MHKEGERLIPINIVDEMKSSYIDYSMSVIVSRALPDVRDGLKPVHRRVLYGMYGLNVFSNRKHLKSARIVGDVLGKYHPHGDTSVYDAMVRMAQPWSLRYQLVDGQGNFGSMDGDPPAAMRYTEARMKKISDEILADLDKDTVDFQNNFDDSMTEPTVMPTKIPNLLVNGTSGIAVGMATNMAPHNLAESIDGICAYIDNPEITVDELMQFIIAPDFPTGGIIYGYDGVRDALHTGRGRIVLRAKVGFEEIGNRNAIIITEIPYQVNKAEMISRTAELVKDDKIQGIYEIRDESDRQGMRVVYELKNDAIPNVVLNMLYKYTALQTSFSVNNIALVKGRPVQLNVKDLILHFVDHRHEVIVRRTKYDLRKARERAHILEGFMKVIGTQDDLDKAIAIIRHSSNPAEAKEGLMKEFDLSDIQAQAILDLRLARLTGMELDKIRAEYDEIMALINDLEDILANEPRRYQIIKDEMLDMKEKYGDERRTEIDYSGGEMSIEDLIPDEKVVLTISHAGYIKRTSLSEYKVQSRGGVGNRAATTRDEDFLEYIVAATNHQYMLFFTEKGKCFWLRVFEIPEGSKTSKGRAVQNLINIEPGDKIKAYIRTNDLKDQEYINKMNVVMITKNGTIKKTSLEAYSRPRTNGVNAIEIRENDQLLGARLTDGNSEIMIATKNGKCIRFPEEKARAVGRGSIGVRGISLEKEDEVIGMIVVNDVQNETVLVVSERGYGKRTAVEDYRITNRGGKGVITLNITEKTGNLIAIQMVKDDDGLMIINKSGVAIRMGMDEMRVMGRNTQGVKVINLKKNDEIAAIAKVEMDKEVAVEAEEDLNELPTEHVDSAHPDFTDHPQTGNNAYTNLGDPAALQKIEDDEAKDINDLEENKDSEGESEE; the protein is encoded by the coding sequence ATGCATAAAGAAGGAGAAAGGTTAATTCCTATCAACATTGTTGATGAAATGAAATCCTCTTATATCGATTATTCGATGTCGGTAATCGTTTCCAGAGCGTTACCCGATGTAAGAGATGGCTTGAAACCCGTACACAGAAGAGTCCTGTACGGTATGTACGGACTCAACGTTTTTTCAAACAGAAAACATTTAAAATCAGCGAGGATTGTCGGAGACGTTCTTGGTAAGTACCACCCGCATGGTGATACCTCTGTTTATGATGCGATGGTTAGAATGGCGCAACCTTGGAGTTTGCGTTATCAGCTCGTTGACGGACAGGGTAACTTTGGTTCCATGGATGGCGATCCGCCAGCAGCTATGCGTTATACGGAAGCAAGAATGAAAAAGATTTCAGATGAAATCTTAGCAGACCTTGACAAAGATACCGTTGATTTTCAAAATAACTTTGATGATTCCATGACGGAGCCAACCGTTATGCCAACGAAAATCCCTAATCTTTTGGTTAATGGAACTTCTGGTATTGCTGTGGGAATGGCAACGAATATGGCGCCTCATAACCTTGCAGAATCGATTGATGGGATCTGTGCCTATATTGATAATCCAGAAATTACGGTGGACGAGTTAATGCAATTCATCATCGCACCAGATTTTCCTACTGGCGGAATTATATACGGGTATGATGGAGTACGTGACGCTTTACATACTGGTCGTGGTAGAATTGTTCTGCGTGCAAAAGTAGGATTTGAAGAAATTGGAAATAGAAATGCGATTATCATTACCGAAATTCCTTATCAAGTCAACAAGGCAGAAATGATTTCGAGAACTGCAGAACTTGTAAAAGATGATAAAATCCAAGGGATCTATGAAATCCGAGATGAATCTGACAGACAGGGAATGCGTGTTGTTTATGAATTGAAAAATGATGCAATTCCGAATGTGGTTTTGAATATGTTGTATAAATATACCGCATTACAAACTTCATTTAGTGTTAATAATATTGCCTTGGTTAAAGGGCGTCCGGTACAATTAAATGTAAAGGATCTAATTCTTCATTTCGTAGATCACAGACATGAAGTAATTGTTCGCAGAACGAAGTACGATTTAAGAAAAGCTAGAGAAAGGGCACATATCCTTGAAGGGTTCATGAAAGTGATCGGTACCCAGGATGATCTTGATAAAGCAATCGCAATTATCCGTCACAGTTCTAATCCTGCGGAAGCGAAGGAGGGATTGATGAAAGAATTCGATCTTTCTGATATTCAGGCGCAGGCGATATTGGATTTAAGATTGGCACGTTTAACTGGAATGGAACTCGACAAAATCCGTGCGGAATATGACGAGATCATGGCGTTAATTAATGATTTAGAAGATATTTTGGCAAATGAGCCAAGAAGGTATCAGATCATTAAAGACGAAATGCTAGACATGAAAGAAAAGTACGGTGACGAAAGAAGAACCGAAATTGATTATTCAGGTGGTGAAATGTCAATTGAGGATTTAATTCCAGATGAAAAAGTAGTTCTTACCATTTCTCACGCAGGATATATCAAAAGAACTTCTCTTTCCGAATATAAAGTGCAAAGTAGAGGTGGAGTAGGAAACAGGGCTGCAACAACCAGAGATGAAGATTTCCTGGAATATATTGTAGCAGCGACCAATCACCAATATATGCTCTTCTTTACAGAAAAAGGAAAATGTTTCTGGTTGAGAGTGTTTGAAATTCCTGAAGGATCTAAAACTTCTAAAGGTAGGGCTGTTCAGAACCTGATTAATATTGAGCCGGGTGATAAGATCAAAGCCTATATCAGAACCAATGATTTAAAGGATCAGGAATATATTAATAAAATGAATGTGGTGATGATTACAAAAAACGGTACCATCAAAAAAACATCCTTAGAAGCCTATTCAAGACCAAGAACAAATGGAGTAAATGCCATTGAAATCAGAGAAAATGATCAATTATTAGGTGCAAGATTAACTGATGGAAATTCAGAGATTATGATTGCGACCAAAAATGGTAAATGTATTCGATTCCCAGAAGAAAAAGCGAGAGCGGTAGGACGTGGTTCCATTGGAGTTCGTGGTATTTCTTTGGAAAAAGAGGACGAAGTTATTGGAATGATTGTTGTGAACGATGTTCAGAATGAAACCGTTTTAGTAGTGTCTGAACGTGGTTACGGAAAACGTACCGCTGTGGAAGATTACCGTATTACCAATCGTGGTGGTAAGGGCGTTATCACCCTAAATATTACCGAAAAAACAGGAAATTTAATTGCGATTCAAATGGTAAAAGACGATGATGGATTAATGATCATCAACAAGTCTGGTGTTGCAATTAGAATGGGAATGGATGAAATGCGTGTGATGGGTAGAAATACACAAGGGGTGAAAGTAATTAATCTGAAAAAGAATGATGAAATTGCAGCAATTGCCAAGGTAGAGATGGATAAAGAGGTTGCAGTCGAAGCTGAAGAAGACCTTAATGAGCTTCCTACAGAACATGTAGATTCTGCACATCCTGATTTTACAGACCATCCGCAAACAGGAAATAATGCTTATACAAATCTAGGAGATCCAGCAGCGCTTCAAAAAATTGAGGATGATGAAGCAAAAGATATTAATGATCTAGAAGAAAATAAGGATTCCGAAGGTGAATCCGAAGAATAA
- a CDS encoding tetratricopeptide repeat protein encodes MKKIFLSAAMLTVAFAFGQKKEITAAVKAIESGDTTTANSQLSQAESTMGGKTYLLEPAVLEQYYYAKGLSLLKSGKTAEGAVYLGKINELAKNKIYTGKDSSKNKVYFVGKQAADESGISGLKEETYSPSLTGKLGSSLNPAIEAANKIAVNAYNAKKYAEAAPKFKEVYNLLNAAGQDNKKYLYYAGLTYALADNKKEAIEVFSELINSGYNGIETTYTAKNKKTNEVENLERINWDLYKKMGTAGEYTDFKTEVSKSLEQELYETNAALLVESDRAEEALAIIEKGLKKFPNNAKLAELQGTAYYKSGKTNEFIGNLKAQIAKNPNDATNWYNLAVLQSKDPATEGDALISYKKAVELKPDFTQAWQNLTYMTMGDDGKAIDDYNSAKKAGKTELANKIIEARRVRLAATVPYAEKWYQTDMNNIDVVTLLRGLYLSTKNDVKFKEFKAKEEAMKAK; translated from the coding sequence ATGAAAAAAATATTTTTAAGCGCAGCAATGCTTACAGTTGCATTCGCATTTGGGCAGAAAAAAGAAATAACCGCTGCAGTAAAAGCAATTGAATCAGGTGATACAACAACAGCAAATTCACAACTATCTCAAGCAGAAAGTACAATGGGCGGGAAGACTTATTTGCTGGAGCCTGCAGTTTTGGAGCAGTATTATTACGCTAAAGGTTTGTCTCTTCTGAAATCAGGGAAGACCGCTGAAGGAGCAGTTTATCTTGGAAAGATCAATGAGTTGGCCAAAAATAAAATTTATACAGGGAAAGATTCCAGTAAAAATAAAGTTTACTTTGTAGGTAAACAGGCAGCAGATGAGTCTGGAATCAGTGGACTAAAGGAAGAAACATATTCCCCATCGTTAACCGGAAAATTAGGATCATCTCTTAATCCTGCGATCGAGGCCGCAAATAAAATAGCAGTAAACGCTTATAATGCGAAAAAGTACGCGGAAGCAGCGCCGAAATTTAAAGAAGTGTATAACCTACTTAATGCTGCGGGTCAGGATAACAAGAAATATCTTTATTATGCAGGTTTAACTTATGCGCTTGCCGATAATAAGAAAGAAGCTATTGAGGTATTTAGCGAATTGATTAATTCCGGATATAATGGTATTGAAACCACTTACACGGCAAAGAACAAAAAGACCAATGAAGTTGAAAATTTAGAGAGAATTAATTGGGATTTATACAAAAAAATGGGTACTGCTGGTGAGTATACTGATTTTAAAACCGAAGTTTCAAAAAGCTTAGAGCAGGAATTGTATGAAACAAATGCGGCCTTATTGGTAGAGTCTGATCGTGCGGAAGAAGCATTAGCGATTATTGAAAAAGGATTGAAGAAGTTTCCTAACAATGCTAAATTAGCAGAGTTGCAGGGTACTGCCTACTATAAATCAGGAAAAACCAATGAATTTATTGGCAATCTTAAAGCTCAGATCGCGAAAAATCCGAATGATGCGACCAATTGGTATAATTTAGCGGTATTGCAAAGTAAGGATCCTGCAACTGAAGGTGATGCACTCATTTCTTACAAGAAAGCAGTAGAGTTAAAACCAGATTTTACACAAGCTTGGCAAAACCTTACTTATATGACAATGGGTGATGATGGTAAAGCTATTGATGATTACAATAGCGCTAAGAAAGCAGGTAAAACCGAATTAGCAAATAAAATTATTGAGGCTAGAAGAGTTAGGTTAGCTGCTACTGTTCCTTATGCTGAAAAATGGTACCAGACTGATATGAATAATATAGATGTGGTAACTTTACTCAGAGGTTTGTATTTATCAACCAAGAACGATGTGAAATTCAAAGAGTTTAAGGCGAAAGAAGAAGCAATGAAAGCGAAATAG